In the Pseudomonas sp. ADAK2 genome, one interval contains:
- a CDS encoding flavohemoglobin expression-modulating QEGLA motif protein, with protein sequence MDDYQQTIRILSDRIVLAQTPIRVLDAVKWDDNIRKGFLKAKGKEMPAVDRDYYLNRPLAFDSSKVKLEFQNIERDITRQLGQFNPVGQIMRRMCKEYRMVVRMLEARGTEDFGLISQELYGAASDAFHAGDPTLADLGLMMSDYLNNIDGRGDLKDEPKILTAKDAVSLLQHRLNKVFGEAEETIRVFESDGIVADAAAGADYIKIRADAMFNDRDVRALEVHEGLVHVGTTLNGLNQPICTFLSKGPPSSTVTQEGLAILMEIITFASYPSRLRKLTNRTRAIHMVEEGADFLQVFEFFREQGFEMAESYGNASRVFRGSVPNGLPFTKDLSYLKGFIMVYNYIQLAVRKGKLEQIPLLFCGKTTLEDMRTLRQLVDEGLVVAPKYLPDQFRDLNALSAWMCFSNFLNHLSLDRIEADYSNIL encoded by the coding sequence GTGGACGATTACCAGCAGACGATACGCATTTTGTCCGATCGCATAGTGCTGGCGCAGACGCCGATTCGCGTCCTCGATGCGGTCAAGTGGGACGACAACATCCGCAAGGGTTTCCTCAAGGCCAAGGGCAAGGAAATGCCCGCCGTGGACCGCGACTATTACCTGAACCGGCCGCTGGCCTTCGACTCGAGCAAGGTGAAACTGGAATTCCAGAACATCGAGCGCGACATCACCCGCCAGCTCGGCCAGTTCAACCCGGTCGGCCAGATCATGCGCCGCATGTGCAAGGAATACCGGATGGTGGTGCGCATGCTCGAAGCGCGCGGCACCGAGGATTTCGGGCTGATTTCCCAGGAACTGTACGGCGCCGCGTCCGACGCGTTCCATGCTGGCGACCCGACCCTGGCCGACCTCGGCCTGATGATGTCCGACTATCTGAACAACATCGACGGCCGTGGCGACCTGAAGGATGAGCCGAAAATCCTCACCGCCAAGGACGCTGTCAGCCTGCTGCAACATCGACTCAACAAAGTGTTCGGTGAAGCCGAGGAAACCATCCGGGTGTTCGAGTCCGACGGGATTGTCGCCGACGCTGCGGCGGGCGCCGACTACATCAAGATCCGCGCCGATGCGATGTTCAACGACCGTGATGTGCGCGCCCTCGAAGTCCATGAAGGCCTGGTGCATGTCGGCACCACGCTGAACGGTTTGAACCAGCCGATCTGCACCTTCCTGTCCAAAGGCCCGCCATCGTCGACCGTGACCCAGGAAGGCCTGGCGATCCTGATGGAAATCATCACCTTCGCCTCCTACCCGAGCCGCTTGCGCAAGCTGACCAACCGCACCCGCGCCATTCACATGGTGGAGGAGGGTGCGGACTTCTTGCAGGTGTTCGAGTTCTTCCGCGAGCAAGGCTTCGAAATGGCCGAAAGTTACGGCAACGCCAGTCGGGTGTTCCGTGGTTCGGTGCCCAATGGCTTGCCATTTACCAAAGACTTGTCCTACCTCAAGGGCTTTATCATGGTTTACAACTACATTCAGTTGGCCGTGCGTAAAGGCAAACTGGAGCAGATACCGCTGCTGTTTTGCGGCAAGACCACGCTGGAAGACATGCGGACCTTGCGCCAGTTGGTGGATGAAGGCCTGGTGGTGGCGCCCAAGTATTTGCCGGATCAGTTCCGCGACTTGAACGCACTGTCGGCGTGGATGTGCTTCTCCAACTTCCTCAATCACCTGAGCCTGGACCGGATCGAAGCCGACTACTCCAACATCCTGTAA
- the prfB gene encoding peptide chain release factor 2 (programmed frameshift): MEINPILNSIKDLSERSETIRGYLDYDQKHERLTEVNRELEDPAVWNNPSYAQELGRERSLLAQIVETLDEMHTGLADAKELLLMSAEEEDQAAVDDVATEVERLREALEKLEFRRMFSGEMDANNAYLDIQAGSGGTEAQDWANILLRMYLRWADKRGFDATIMELSAGEVAGIKGATVHIKGEYAFGWLRTEIGVHRLVRKSPYDSGNRRHTSFSAVFVSPEIDDNIEIDINPSDLRIDTYRSSGAGGQHVNTTDSAVRITHVPSNTVVSCQNERSQHANKDTAMKMLRARLYEQEVQKRNAASQALEDTKSDIGWGHQIRSYVLDASRIKDLRTNIERSDCDKVLDGDIDEYLVASLKQGL; this comes from the exons ATGGAAATCAACCCGATCCTTAACAGTATCAAGGACCTGTCCGAGCGCTCCGAAACTATTCGGGGGTATCTT GACTACGATCAAAAGCATGAGCGTCTGACTGAAGTCAATCGCGAGCTTGAAGATCCGGCAGTCTGGAACAACCCGTCGTACGCCCAGGAACTGGGGCGCGAGCGTTCGCTGCTGGCGCAGATCGTCGAAACCCTCGACGAAATGCACACCGGCCTGGCCGATGCCAAAGAACTGCTGCTGATGTCCGCCGAAGAAGAAGACCAGGCCGCCGTCGATGACGTCGCGACCGAAGTCGAGCGTCTGCGCGAAGCCCTGGAAAAACTCGAATTCCGTCGCATGTTCAGCGGTGAGATGGACGCCAACAACGCCTACCTGGATATCCAGGCCGGCTCTGGCGGTACCGAAGCCCAGGACTGGGCCAACATCCTGCTGCGCATGTACCTGCGCTGGGCTGACAAACGCGGTTTCGACGCGACCATCATGGAGCTGTCGGCCGGTGAAGTCGCCGGGATCAAGGGCGCCACGGTGCACATCAAGGGCGAATACGCCTTTGGCTGGTTACGTACCGAGATCGGCGTGCACCGTCTGGTGCGCAAGAGCCCGTACGACTCCGGCAACCGTCGCCACACCTCGTTCTCGGCCGTGTTCGTGTCGCCGGAAATCGATGACAACATCGAAATCGACATCAACCCGTCGGACCTGCGCATCGACACCTACCGCTCCTCCGGTGCCGGTGGCCAGCACGTAAACACCACCGACTCGGCCGTACGGATCACCCACGTACCGTCCAACACCGTGGTCAGCTGCCAGAACGAACGCTCCCAGCACGCCAACAAAGACACCGCGATGAAAATGTTGCGGGCGCGCTTGTACGAGCAGGAAGTGCAGAAACGCAACGCCGCCTCCCAGGCCCTGGAAGACACCAAGTCGGACATCGGCTGGGGTCACCAGATTCGTTCTTATGTGCTCGATGCGTCGCGGATCAAGGATTTGCGCACTAACATCGAACGCAGTGACTGCGACAAGGTGCTGGACGGCGATATCGACGAATACCTGGTAGCAAGCTTGAAACAAGGGCTCTAA
- the lysS gene encoding lysine--tRNA ligase, with translation MSDLELDPQALQQEENSLIALRKEKLAAERAKGNAFPNDFRRENYCEELQKKYADKTKEELAEAAIPVKVAGRIMLNRGSFMVIQDMTGRIQVYVNRKTLSEDTLASVKTWDMGDIIAAVGTLARSGKGDLYVEMTEVRLLTKSLRPLPDKHHGLTDTEQRYRQRYVDLIVNEEVRNTFRVRSQVIAHTRAFLMQRDFLEVETPMLQTIPGGAAAKPFETHHNALDMGMYLRIAPELYLKRLVVGGFEKVFEINRNFRNEGVSTRHNPEFTMLEFYQAYADYEDNMDLTEELFRELAQLVLGSTDVPYGDKVFHFGEPFVRLSVFDSILKYNPELTADDLTDIDKARAIAKKAGAKVLGFEGLGKLQVMIFEELVEHKLEQPHFITQYPFEVSPLARRNDDNPNVTDRFELFIGGREIANAYSELNDAEDQAERFMAQVADKDAGDDEAMHYDADFVRALEYGMPPTAGEGIGIDRLVMLLTNSPSIRDVILFPHMRPQA, from the coding sequence ATGAGCGACCTAGAACTCGACCCGCAAGCCCTGCAACAGGAAGAAAACTCCCTGATCGCCCTGCGCAAGGAAAAGCTGGCTGCCGAGCGCGCCAAGGGCAATGCCTTCCCGAACGACTTCCGCCGCGAAAACTACTGCGAAGAACTGCAGAAGAAATACGCGGACAAGACCAAGGAAGAGCTGGCAGAGGCTGCAATCCCGGTCAAGGTTGCCGGTCGCATCATGCTCAACCGTGGCTCGTTCATGGTGATCCAGGACATGACCGGTCGCATCCAGGTTTACGTCAACCGTAAAACCCTGTCCGAAGACACCCTGGCCTCGGTGAAAACCTGGGACATGGGCGACATCATTGCTGCCGTTGGCACCCTGGCACGTTCCGGCAAGGGCGACCTGTACGTCGAAATGACCGAAGTGCGCCTGCTGACCAAATCGCTGCGTCCGCTGCCGGACAAGCACCATGGCCTGACCGACACCGAACAGCGCTATCGCCAGCGTTACGTTGACCTGATCGTCAACGAAGAAGTACGCAATACCTTCCGCGTGCGTTCGCAAGTGATCGCGCACACCCGTGCCTTCCTGATGCAGCGTGACTTCCTCGAAGTCGAAACGCCGATGCTGCAAACCATCCCGGGTGGCGCGGCGGCCAAGCCGTTCGAAACGCACCACAACGCGCTGGACATGGGCATGTACCTGCGCATCGCGCCGGAGCTGTATCTGAAGCGCCTGGTAGTCGGCGGTTTCGAGAAAGTGTTCGAGATCAACCGCAACTTCCGTAACGAAGGCGTCTCGACCCGTCACAACCCTGAATTCACCATGTTGGAGTTCTACCAGGCTTACGCCGACTACGAAGACAACATGGACCTGACCGAAGAACTGTTCCGCGAACTGGCGCAGCTGGTCCTGGGCAGCACTGATGTCCCGTACGGCGACAAGGTGTTCCACTTCGGCGAACCGTTCGTGCGTCTGTCGGTGTTCGACTCGATCCTCAAGTACAACCCTGAGCTGACCGCTGACGACCTGACCGACATCGACAAGGCCCGCGCCATCGCCAAGAAGGCCGGCGCCAAGGTGCTGGGCTTCGAAGGTCTGGGCAAGTTGCAGGTGATGATTTTCGAAGAGCTGGTCGAGCACAAGCTGGAACAGCCGCACTTCATCACCCAGTACCCGTTCGAAGTGTCGCCGCTGGCCCGTCGCAACGATGACAACCCGAACGTCACCGACCGGTTCGAGCTGTTCATCGGCGGCCGCGAAATCGCCAACGCCTACTCCGAGTTGAACGACGCGGAAGACCAGGCCGAGCGCTTCATGGCCCAGGTGGCCGACAAGGACGCCGGCGACGACGAAGCCATGCACTACGACGCCGACTTCGTTCGTGCGCTGGAGTACGGCATGCCGCCAACGGCCGGTGAAGGGATCGGCATCGACCGGTTGGTGATGTTGCTGACCAACTCACCGTCGATCCGCGACGTGATCCTGTTCCCGCACATGCGGCCGCAAGCGTAA
- a CDS encoding alpha/beta hydrolase has translation MRILGIVCLLLTLSGCSSLLFYPEPGQPFTPDKAKLEFRDVTLTTADGLKLHGWWLPVAKGVEVKGTVLHLHGNGGNLSYHLGGSWWLPKEGYQVLLVDYRGYGLSEGKPSLPAIYQDIDAAFKWLDQAPEVKGKPLVILGQSLGGSMAVHYLVQHPERQPQLKALVLDGAPASYRDVGRFALTTSWLTWPLQVPLSWLVPDGDSAINSMAQLKGVPKLIYHSIDDALVPLSNGIRLYQAAPPPRVLQLTRGGHVQTFADPVWRQVMLRYLEDPQHFNGLRRLGEIPNYPVPLNSKDEPPRVRNE, from the coding sequence ATGAGAATCCTCGGCATCGTCTGCCTTCTCCTGACCTTGAGCGGTTGCAGCTCGCTGCTGTTCTACCCTGAACCCGGCCAGCCGTTCACCCCGGACAAGGCCAAACTCGAATTCCGCGACGTCACCCTGACCACCGCCGACGGCCTGAAGCTGCACGGTTGGTGGCTGCCGGTGGCCAAAGGCGTCGAGGTCAAAGGCACGGTGCTGCACTTGCACGGTAATGGCGGCAACCTGTCGTACCACTTGGGTGGCAGCTGGTGGTTGCCGAAAGAGGGTTACCAGGTGTTGCTGGTGGACTACCGCGGTTATGGCCTGTCCGAAGGCAAACCGAGCCTTCCGGCGATCTACCAGGACATCGACGCTGCGTTCAAATGGCTCGACCAGGCGCCCGAAGTCAAAGGCAAGCCACTGGTTATTCTGGGTCAGAGCCTCGGCGGCTCGATGGCCGTGCATTACCTGGTTCAGCACCCGGAACGCCAGCCTCAGCTCAAGGCGTTGGTCCTCGACGGCGCGCCCGCCAGCTACCGCGATGTCGGTCGATTTGCCCTGACCACCTCGTGGCTGACCTGGCCACTCCAGGTGCCGCTGTCGTGGCTGGTGCCGGACGGCGACAGCGCGATCAACTCCATGGCGCAGCTCAAAGGCGTGCCGAAACTGATCTACCACAGCATTGACGATGCACTCGTGCCCCTTTCCAACGGCATTCGTCTGTATCAAGCTGCGCCGCCACCGCGGGTGCTGCAACTGACCCGTGGCGGTCATGTGCAGACCTTCGCCGACCCGGTCTGGCGCCAGGTGATGCTGCGCTACCTCGAAGACCCGCAGCATTTCAACGGTCTGCGCCGCCTGGGCGAAATCCCGAATTACCCGGTGCCCCTGAATTCAAAAGATGAACCACCGAGAGTCCGCAATGAGTGA
- a CDS encoding response regulator, which translates to MNDLQLDDFKTDENAAMVLLVDDQAMIGEAVRRGLANQENIDFHFCADPHQAIAQAIRIKPTVILQDLVMPGLDGLTLVREYRNHPATKDIPIIVLSTKEDPLIKSAAFAAGANDYLVKLPDNIELVARIRYHSRSYMTLLQRDAAYRALRVSQQQLLDTNLVLQRLMNSDGLTGLSNRRHFDEYLELEWRRSLRDQTQLSLLMIDVDYFKSYNDSFGHLEGDEALRKVATAIRDASARPSDLPARYGGEEFALVLPNTSPGGARLVAEKLRQTVAALKIPHVFPAEGANLTISIGLSTITPQAGSDCRQLISAADKGLYLAKNNGRNQVGIE; encoded by the coding sequence ATGAATGACTTACAGCTCGACGACTTCAAGACCGACGAAAACGCCGCCATGGTGTTGTTGGTGGACGATCAGGCGATGATCGGCGAGGCGGTTCGGCGCGGTCTGGCGAATCAAGAGAACATCGACTTCCACTTCTGCGCCGACCCGCACCAGGCCATTGCCCAGGCGATTCGGATCAAGCCGACCGTTATCCTGCAAGACCTAGTCATGCCCGGTCTCGACGGTTTGACTCTGGTGCGTGAATACCGCAATCACCCGGCGACCAAGGACATTCCGATCATCGTCCTGTCGACCAAGGAAGACCCGCTGATCAAAAGCGCGGCGTTCGCGGCCGGCGCCAACGATTACCTGGTGAAACTGCCGGACAACATCGAACTGGTGGCGCGCATCCGCTATCACTCGCGCTCCTACATGACCTTGCTGCAGCGCGACGCGGCCTATCGCGCGCTGCGAGTCAGCCAGCAGCAGTTGCTCGACACCAACCTCGTCTTGCAACGCCTGATGAACTCAGACGGCCTGACCGGCCTGTCGAACCGCCGGCACTTCGACGAGTACCTGGAACTGGAGTGGCGCCGCTCGCTGCGTGATCAGACTCAGCTGTCGCTGCTGATGATCGATGTGGACTACTTCAAGTCCTACAACGACAGCTTCGGCCACCTGGAAGGTGACGAGGCGCTGCGCAAAGTCGCCACCGCAATTCGCGACGCCAGCGCCCGACCGTCGGACCTGCCGGCGCGTTATGGTGGTGAAGAGTTTGCCTTGGTACTGCCCAATACGTCGCCGGGCGGCGCGCGGCTGGTGGCGGAGAAACTGCGCCAGACGGTGGCGGCGTTGAAGATTCCCCATGTATTCCCGGCGGAGGGGGCGAATCTGACGATCAGCATTGGCCTGTCGACCATCACCCCGCAGGCGGGCAGCGATTGCCGGCAGTTGATCTCGGCGGCGGACAAGGGGCTGTATCTGGCGAAGAACAATGGGCGCAATCAGGTGGGGATTGAATAA
- a CDS encoding TetR/AcrR family transcriptional regulator — translation MNRAMAQEGAAGIATAVAESVQYQGRKASRQGSEQRRQDILDAAMRIVVRDGVRAVRHRAVAAEAGVPLSATTYYFKDIDDLLTDTFAQYVERSAAYMGKLWVSNEGLLREMVVSGDGTPESRSQLADDIARLMADYVHRQLINRREHLMAEQAFRQEALLNPRLAVLVRSHQQILLQGTCQLFEVLGSREPQQDAKVLTAIIGRMEYQGLLNDAEPACEAEMLGILTRYMHLVLASV, via the coding sequence GTGAATCGTGCAATGGCTCAAGAAGGTGCAGCGGGTATCGCCACTGCGGTCGCTGAAAGTGTTCAGTACCAGGGCCGCAAGGCCAGCCGACAGGGCAGCGAACAGCGTCGACAGGACATTCTCGATGCGGCCATGCGCATTGTCGTGCGCGACGGCGTGCGCGCGGTACGGCACCGTGCGGTGGCGGCAGAGGCCGGTGTGCCATTGTCGGCCACCACTTACTATTTCAAGGATATCGATGACCTGCTCACCGATACCTTCGCCCAATACGTGGAACGCAGCGCGGCTTACATGGGCAAGCTGTGGGTCAGCAACGAAGGGCTGTTGCGCGAGATGGTGGTCAGCGGCGATGGCACTCCGGAGTCGCGCTCGCAGTTGGCGGACGATATCGCGCGGTTGATGGCGGACTATGTTCATCGGCAATTGATTAATCGTCGCGAGCATTTGATGGCCGAGCAGGCGTTCCGTCAGGAAGCCTTGTTGAACCCGCGCCTGGCGGTGTTGGTGCGTTCGCATCAGCAGATTCTGTTGCAGGGCACCTGCCAGCTTTTCGAGGTATTGGGCTCCCGTGAGCCACAACAGGATGCCAAAGTGTTGACGGCGATTATCGGACGGATGGAATATCAGGGCCTGCTCAACGACGCCGAGCCTGCGTGCGAAGCCGAAATGCTCGGCATCCTCACGCGCTACATGCATCTGGTCTTGGCGTCGGTCTGA
- a CDS encoding hybrid sensor histidine kinase/response regulator, which produces MTPEQMRDASLLELFSLEAEAQTQVLSAGLLALERDPTQADHLESCMRAAHSLKGAARIVGVDAGVSVAHVMEDCLVSAQEGRLYLRPEHIDALLQGTDLLMRIATPTNAPSAIEIDAYVALMGRLLDPMALAPPISTPIAPFMDEQQLQPPVVEVPIPVVESLPIAPAEPPRKTKRTTENGERVLRVTAERLNSLLDLSSKSLVETLRLKPHLATMQRLKRTQSNGLRALENLNVHLKDQNLSLEAQEALDDARRLLAESQQLLVEKNAELDEFAWHASQRAQVLYDTALACRMRPFADVLTGQVRMVRDLGRDLGKQVRLEIEGEKTQVDRDVLEKLEAPLTHLLRNAVDHGIESPEQRLLAGKQPEGLIRLRASHQAGLLVLELSDDGNGVDLEKVRRSIIERQLSPAETAAQLSEEELLTFLFLPGFSLRDKVTEVSGRGVGLDAVQHMVRQLRGAVVLEQTAGEGSRFHLEVPLTLSVVRSLVVEVGDEAYAFPLAHIERMCDLEPEDIVQLEGRQHFWYEGRHVGLVAASQLLQRPASQNSQQTLKVVVIRERDAIYGVAVERFIGERTLVVLPLDERLGKIQDISAGALLDDGSVVLIVDVEDMLRSVDKLLNTGRLERIARHSNQAPEAARKRILVVDDSLTVRELQRKLLLNRGYDVAVAVDGMDGWNALRSEDFDLLITDIDMPRMDGIELVSLLRRDNRLQSLPVMVVSYKDREEDRRRGLDAGADYYLAKASFHDDALLDAVVELIGGARA; this is translated from the coding sequence ATGACCCCCGAGCAAATGCGTGACGCCTCTTTGCTGGAACTGTTCAGCCTGGAAGCCGAGGCCCAGACCCAGGTGCTGAGCGCTGGTCTGTTGGCCCTCGAACGCGATCCGACCCAAGCCGATCACCTGGAATCGTGCATGCGCGCGGCGCACTCGCTCAAGGGCGCGGCGCGGATTGTCGGCGTGGATGCCGGGGTCAGCGTCGCCCATGTCATGGAGGATTGCCTGGTCAGTGCGCAGGAAGGCCGGCTGTATCTGCGCCCCGAGCACATCGATGCGTTGCTGCAGGGCACCGACCTGTTGATGCGCATCGCGACGCCAACCAATGCCCCTTCGGCGATAGAAATCGATGCCTATGTGGCGCTGATGGGACGCTTGCTCGATCCGATGGCCCTGGCGCCGCCGATCAGCACGCCGATTGCGCCCTTCATGGACGAACAGCAATTACAGCCACCGGTGGTCGAAGTGCCGATTCCGGTCGTCGAATCGCTGCCGATTGCCCCCGCCGAGCCGCCGCGCAAGACCAAACGCACCACCGAAAACGGTGAGCGGGTGTTGCGGGTCACCGCCGAACGCCTGAACAGCCTGCTCGACCTGTCGAGCAAATCCCTGGTGGAAACCCTGCGGCTCAAACCGCACCTGGCCACCATGCAGCGCCTCAAACGCACGCAGAGCAATGGCCTGCGCGCCCTGGAAAACCTCAACGTCCACCTCAAGGACCAGAACCTGAGCCTGGAAGCCCAGGAAGCGCTGGACGATGCCCGCCGGTTGTTGGCCGAGTCCCAGCAATTGCTGGTGGAAAAGAACGCCGAACTGGATGAATTCGCCTGGCACGCCAGTCAGCGCGCGCAGGTGTTGTACGACACGGCCCTGGCCTGTCGCATGCGGCCGTTTGCCGACGTGCTGACCGGGCAAGTGCGCATGGTCCGCGACCTCGGTCGCGATCTGGGCAAACAAGTGCGGCTGGAGATCGAAGGCGAAAAGACCCAGGTCGACCGCGACGTGCTGGAAAAACTCGAAGCGCCGCTGACGCACCTGCTGCGCAACGCCGTGGACCATGGCATCGAAAGTCCGGAACAACGGCTATTGGCCGGTAAACAGCCGGAAGGCCTGATCCGTTTGCGTGCGTCCCACCAGGCCGGTTTGTTGGTGCTGGAACTGAGCGATGACGGCAATGGCGTCGATCTGGAAAAGGTCCGCCGCAGCATCATTGAGCGGCAATTGTCTCCAGCAGAAACCGCCGCGCAGCTGAGCGAAGAAGAACTGCTGACGTTCCTGTTCCTTCCGGGGTTCAGCCTGCGGGACAAGGTCACCGAAGTCTCGGGGCGCGGCGTCGGCCTCGATGCGGTTCAGCACATGGTCCGGCAATTGCGCGGCGCGGTAGTGCTGGAACAGACGGCGGGCGAGGGCAGTCGTTTCCATCTGGAAGTGCCGCTGACCCTGTCGGTGGTGCGCAGCCTGGTGGTGGAGGTCGGCGACGAGGCCTACGCCTTTCCGCTGGCGCACATCGAGCGCATGTGCGACCTGGAGCCGGAAGACATCGTCCAGCTCGAAGGCCGCCAGCACTTCTGGTACGAAGGCCGGCATGTCGGGTTGGTTGCAGCCAGTCAGCTGTTGCAGCGCCCGGCGAGCCAGAACAGCCAGCAAACCCTCAAGGTCGTGGTGATTCGCGAGCGCGATGCGATCTACGGCGTGGCCGTCGAGCGCTTTATTGGCGAGCGGACCTTGGTCGTATTGCCGCTGGATGAGCGGCTGGGCAAGATTCAAGACATTTCCGCCGGGGCTTTGCTCGACGATGGATCGGTGGTGTTGATCGTCGACGTCGAAGACATGCTGCGTTCGGTGGACAAACTGCTCAATACCGGGCGTCTGGAGCGCATTGCCCGTCACAGCAATCAGGCCCCGGAAGCAGCGCGCAAGCGGATTCTGGTGGTGGACGATTCCCTGACCGTGCGCGAGTTGCAGCGCAAGTTGCTGCTCAATCGCGGCTACGACGTGGCCGTGGCGGTGGACGGTATGGATGGCTGGAACGCCCTGCGTTCGGAGGATTTTGACCTGCTGATTACCGACATCGATATGCCGCGCATGGACGGCATCGAACTGGTGTCTTTATTGCGCCGGGACAACCGCCTGCAATCGCTGCCGGTTATGGTGGTGTCCTATAAAGATCGCGAAGAGGACCGTCGTCGTGGACTGGACGCCGGAGCCGACTATTATCTAGCCAAAGCCAGTTTTCATGACGACGCCCTGCTCGATGCAGTGGTTGAGCTCATCGGGGGAGCGCGTGCATGA
- a CDS encoding chemotaxis protein CheW: protein MSVSDTLSVTHEDAQAIDDCWNRIGIHGDKSCPLLVEHIHCRNCAVYSAAATRLLDRYALQQEDHEQVAMAVETDVKTRSLLMFRLGEEWLGLATRSLVEVAPLQTIHSLPHQRSRALLGVANVRGALVACLSLVELLGLDTSNPVASGARVMPRMLIIAARGGPVVVPVDEVDGIHAIDERILDAASQSGAQASAKYTRGVLQFKGRSLRWLDEEQLLSAVTRSLT from the coding sequence ATGAGCGTCTCTGACACCTTGAGCGTCACCCATGAAGATGCCCAGGCCATCGACGACTGCTGGAACCGTATCGGCATCCACGGCGACAAGTCGTGCCCGCTGCTGGTCGAACACATTCACTGCCGCAATTGCGCGGTGTATTCCGCCGCCGCCACGCGTTTGCTCGATCGCTACGCCTTGCAGCAGGAAGATCACGAGCAAGTGGCGATGGCCGTCGAAACCGACGTCAAGACCCGCTCACTGCTGATGTTCCGCCTCGGCGAAGAATGGTTGGGCCTGGCCACCCGCAGCCTGGTGGAAGTGGCGCCGCTGCAAACCATTCACTCGTTGCCGCACCAGCGCTCCCGGGCCTTGCTCGGCGTGGCGAACGTGCGCGGCGCCCTGGTGGCGTGCCTGTCGCTGGTGGAGCTGCTCGGTCTCGACACCAGCAACCCGGTGGCGTCGGGCGCGCGGGTCATGCCGCGCATGTTGATCATCGCCGCTCGCGGTGGCCCGGTGGTGGTGCCGGTGGACGAAGTGGACGGCATTCATGCCATCGACGAACGCATTCTCGATGCCGCGTCGCAGTCGGGTGCCCAGGCCAGTGCGAAGTACACCCGTGGCGTGTTGCAATTCAAAGGTCGCAGCCTGCGTTGGTTGGATGAAGAACAGTTATTGTCCGCCGTGACCCGGAGCCTCACATGA
- a CDS encoding chemotaxis response regulator protein-glutamate methylesterase, with the protein MKIAIVNDMPMAVEALRRALAFEPAHQVIWVASNGAEAVQRCAEQTPDLILMDLIMPVMDGVEATRRIMADTPCAIVIVTVDRQQNVHRVFEAMGHGALDVVDTPAIGAGNAAEAAAPLLRKIMNIGWLIGDKGNRVRAAPSPLRSSGSRQKLVAIGSSAGGPAALELLLKGLPRDFSAAIVLVQHVDQVFAAGMAEWLSSASGLNVRLAQEGEPPQAGTVLLAGTNHHIRLLKNGTLAYTAEPVNEIYRPSIDVFFESVASYWNGDAVGVLLTGMGRDGAQGLKLMRQQGYLTIAQDQNSSAVYGMPKAAAAIDAAVEIRPLDKIAPRLLEIFPK; encoded by the coding sequence ATGAAAATCGCAATCGTCAACGACATGCCCATGGCGGTAGAGGCCCTGCGCCGCGCCTTGGCATTCGAACCGGCGCACCAGGTGATCTGGGTCGCCAGCAACGGCGCCGAGGCCGTACAACGTTGCGCCGAACAGACGCCGGACCTGATCCTGATGGACTTGATCATGCCGGTGATGGACGGCGTGGAGGCGACCCGGCGGATCATGGCCGATACGCCCTGCGCCATTGTGATTGTCACGGTGGACCGCCAGCAGAACGTGCATCGAGTGTTCGAAGCCATGGGCCACGGTGCGCTGGATGTGGTGGATACGCCCGCCATCGGCGCCGGCAATGCGGCAGAGGCGGCGGCGCCGTTGCTGCGCAAGATCATGAACATCGGTTGGCTGATCGGCGACAAGGGCAACCGGGTGCGAGCGGCGCCGAGCCCGCTGCGCAGCTCGGGCTCGCGGCAAAAACTGGTGGCCATCGGCTCGTCCGCGGGCGGGCCGGCGGCGCTGGAATTGTTGCTCAAGGGCCTGCCGCGGGATTTTTCCGCGGCCATCGTGCTGGTGCAGCACGTGGACCAGGTGTTCGCCGCCGGCATGGCCGAATGGCTCAGCAGCGCCAGCGGCCTCAATGTGCGCCTGGCCCAGGAAGGCGAACCGCCCCAGGCCGGCACGGTGTTGCTGGCCGGCACCAACCACCATATTCGCTTGTTGAAGAACGGGACGCTGGCCTACACCGCCGAACCGGTCAACGAGATTTACCGGCCCTCGATCGATGTGTTTTTCGAGAGCGTGGCCAGTTACTGGAACGGCGACGCCGTGGGCGTTTTGCTGACCGGTATGGGCCGCGACGGGGCGCAGGGGCTTAAACTCATGCGCCAACAGGGCTACCTGACCATCGCGCAGGACCAGAACAGCAGTGCGGTGTACGGCATGCCGAAAGCGGCTGCGGCCATCGACGCTGCCGTTGAAATTCGCCCACTGGACAAGATAGCGCCACGATTGCTGGAGATATTCCCCAAATGA